A genomic window from Engraulis encrasicolus isolate BLACKSEA-1 chromosome 14, IST_EnEncr_1.0, whole genome shotgun sequence includes:
- the ssuh2.3 gene encoding ssu-2 homolog, tandem duplicate 3 codes for MYPNPGAAYAPPAPSAPAAPSAPAYGVVPGYEDYMGGGGAGGFVPPPAPLHPVPSPDGPPGPVDWNIPSISEAEAKNAFLEYASSNCCYSSAPATDGVITSMQSFNTYRYRLETFTESRTTEWKTEPYTGQNLDSGPAPAPPPWAVHVQVPEMFKDKEDNVKVPNTSTVKGCHVCSETGQTRCEQCNGTGKKQCTVCSGSGKRLSETCDTCSGTGHESCMACFGNGLEKCKTCDGTKQIVTFINLKVEWKNNLEDYVAQQASGMNIEYLSSVTGKRLFQDEQYMVYPVFGFPDPNLSQASEKMVQEHQSKFGQSSRIHKQKHTIELIPITKVNYSWKDNPHIYYVFGNELQVSADDYPATCCCCTIM; via the exons ATGTATCCCAATCCCGGGG CTGCCTATGCACCCCCAGCCCCATCAGCCCCTGCTGCCCCCTCAGCTCCAGCATATGGAGTTGTGCCGGGGTATGAGGATTACATGGGTGGAGGGGGGGCAG GTGGGTTTGTGCCTCCTCCCGCTCCTCTGCACCCAGTGCCCAGCCCAGACGGCCCTCCCGGACCAGTTGACTGGAA caTCCCTTCCATCTCAGAGGCTGAGGCAAAGAACGCCTTTCTGGAGTACGCTAGCAGTAACTGCTGTTATAGCAGCGCCCCGGCCACAGATGGCGTCATAACCAGCATGCAGTCATTCAACACCTACCGG TATCGCCTGGAAACCTTTACTGAATCCCGAACCACTGAATGGAAGACAGAGCCATATACAG GACAAAATCTGGACAGTGGACCAGCGCCAGCCCCTCCTCCATGGGCTGTGCATGTGCAGGTCCCTGAGATGTTTAAGGACAAGGAGGACAATGTTAAAGTGCCCAACACCTCTACTGTAAAG GGTTGCCACGTTTGCAGTGAGACAGGGCAAACCCGTTGCGAGCAATGCAATGGCACTGGCAAG AAACAATGCACCGTTTGCAGCGGCAGTGGCAAAAGGCTCTCAGAGACGTGCGATACCTGCTCAGGAACAGGCCATGAAAG CTGTATGGCATGCTTTGGAAATGGGTTGGAGAAGTGTAAGACCTGTGACGGGACGAAGCAGATTGTGACCTTCATCAATCTCAAGGTTGAATG GAAGAATAACCTGGAGGACTATGTGGCTCAGCAGGCCAGTGGTATGAACATTGAGTACCTCTCCTCCGTCACCGGGAAAAGGCTCTTTCAGGATGAACAGTATATG GTGTACCCAGTGTTTGGCTTTCCAGATCCAAATCTATCTCAGGCATCTGAGAAAATGGTCCAGGAGCACCAGAGCAAATTTGGCCAGAGTTCCCGAATTCACAAGCAG AAACACACAATTGAACTGATCCCCATTACCAAAGTCAACTACAGCTGGAAAGACAACCCTCACATTTACTACGTCTTTGGGAACGAGTTGCAAGTCTCCGCTGACGACTACCCTGCaacatgctgctgctgcaccaTCATGTAG